A genome region from Methylorubrum populi includes the following:
- the carB gene encoding carbamoyl-phosphate synthase large subunit translates to MPKRTDISSILIIGAGPIIIGQACEFDYSGTQACKALREEGYRIVLVNSNPATIMTDPDMADATYVEPITPEIVARIIEKERHVLEGGFALLPTMGGQTALNCALSLKRMGVLEKFGVQMIGATAEAIDKAEDRNLFRDAMTRIGLETPKSALANASAAKKADRDRYLAEKARIEGTQSDPAAREAALAEFERQWSGAEGDRRRRYIEHALGQALIALAEVGLPAIIRPSFTMGGTGGGIAYNREEFLEIVERGIDASPTNEVLIEESVLGWKEYEMEVVRDRADNCIIVCSIENVDPMGVHTGDSITVAPALTLTDKEYQVMRDASLAVLREIGVETGGSNVQFAINPENGRMIVIEMNPRVSRSSALASKATGFPIAKVAAKLAVGYTLDEIANDITGGATPASFEPTIDYVVTKIPRFAFEKFPGAEPTLTTAMKSVGEAMAIGRCFSESLQKALRSLETGLTGLDEIEIEGLGKGDDHNAIKAALGTPTPDRLLKVAQAMRLGISHEEIHASCKIDPWFLEQLQAVVDLEDRVKAHGLPKTAGAFRQLKAAGFSDARLAVLADTDEDAVRAARRSLGVRPVFKRIDTCAAEFKAPTAYMYSTYVAPFAGRTADEAYPSDKKKVIILGGGPNRIGQGIEFDYCCCHACFALTEAGYETIMVNCNPETVSTDYDTSDRLYFEPLTAEDVLEIVETERQAGRLHGVIVQFGGQTPLKLARALEGAGVPILGTSPDAIDLAEDRDQFKRLLDKLGLKQPKNGIAYSVEQSRLVAAELGLPFVVRPSYVLGGRAMAIIRDEAQFAEYLLGTLPSLIPSDIKARYPNDKTGQINTVLGKNPLLFDRYLSDATEVDVDAVCDGQSVFIAGIMEHIEEAGIHSGDSACSLPPRTLSPELIAELERQTRAMALALKVGGLMNVQYAIKDGTIHVLEVNPRASRTVPFVAKVIGEPIAKIAARIMAGERLDAFGLKPKRLDHIAVKEAVFPFARFPGVDVLLGPEMRSTGEVIGLDAGFGVAFAKSQLGSGTAVPRTGTVFVSVRDDDKPRVLPTIRLLSDLGFTILATGGTQRYLADEGIPTQRINKVLEGRPHIVDSIKNGEIALVINTTEGAGALSDSRSLRRAALLHKVPYYTTLAGAMAAAEGIKAYLEGDLRVRALQEYFAA, encoded by the coding sequence ATGCCGAAACGCACCGACATCTCCTCCATCCTCATCATCGGTGCGGGGCCCATCATCATCGGGCAGGCCTGCGAGTTCGACTATTCCGGCACACAGGCCTGCAAGGCCCTGCGGGAAGAGGGCTACCGGATCGTCCTGGTGAACTCGAACCCGGCGACGATCATGACCGACCCGGACATGGCCGACGCCACCTATGTCGAGCCGATCACCCCGGAGATCGTCGCCAGGATCATCGAGAAGGAGCGGCATGTTCTCGAAGGAGGATTCGCCCTCCTGCCGACCATGGGCGGCCAGACCGCGCTGAACTGCGCGCTCTCCCTGAAGCGGATGGGCGTGCTGGAAAAATTCGGCGTGCAGATGATCGGCGCGACCGCGGAGGCCATCGACAAGGCGGAGGACCGCAACCTCTTCCGCGATGCGATGACCAGGATCGGCCTGGAGACGCCGAAATCCGCGCTCGCCAACGCCTCGGCGGCCAAGAAGGCCGACCGCGACCGCTACCTCGCCGAGAAGGCGCGGATCGAGGGTACGCAATCGGACCCGGCCGCCCGCGAGGCGGCGCTCGCCGAGTTCGAGCGGCAATGGAGCGGGGCTGAGGGCGACCGGCGGCGGCGCTACATCGAGCACGCGCTGGGCCAGGCGCTGATCGCGCTGGCCGAGGTCGGACTGCCGGCGATCATCCGCCCCTCCTTCACCATGGGTGGCACCGGCGGCGGCATCGCCTACAACCGGGAGGAATTCCTGGAGATCGTCGAGCGGGGCATCGACGCCTCGCCGACCAACGAGGTGCTGATCGAGGAGAGCGTGCTCGGCTGGAAGGAGTACGAGATGGAGGTCGTCCGCGATCGCGCGGACAACTGCATCATCGTCTGCTCCATCGAGAACGTCGATCCGATGGGGGTGCATACCGGCGATTCGATCACCGTCGCCCCGGCGCTCACGCTCACCGACAAGGAATATCAGGTGATGCGCGACGCCTCGCTCGCCGTGCTGCGCGAGATCGGCGTCGAGACCGGCGGCTCGAACGTGCAGTTCGCGATCAACCCCGAGAACGGGCGGATGATCGTGATCGAGATGAACCCGCGCGTCTCGCGCTCCTCCGCGCTCGCCTCGAAGGCCACCGGATTCCCGATCGCCAAGGTCGCGGCCAAGCTCGCCGTCGGCTACACCCTGGACGAGATCGCCAACGACATCACGGGCGGCGCGACGCCGGCCTCGTTCGAGCCGACGATCGACTACGTCGTCACCAAGATCCCTCGGTTCGCGTTCGAAAAATTCCCGGGCGCCGAGCCGACGCTGACCACCGCGATGAAGTCGGTGGGCGAGGCGATGGCGATCGGCCGCTGCTTCTCCGAGTCGCTCCAGAAGGCTCTGCGGAGCCTCGAAACCGGCCTCACCGGCCTCGACGAGATCGAGATCGAGGGCTTGGGCAAGGGCGACGACCACAACGCCATCAAGGCCGCGCTCGGCACGCCGACGCCCGACCGGCTGCTCAAGGTCGCCCAGGCGATGCGCCTCGGGATCAGCCACGAGGAGATCCACGCCTCCTGCAAGATCGACCCGTGGTTCCTGGAGCAGCTCCAGGCCGTCGTCGATCTGGAGGACCGGGTGAAGGCGCACGGCCTGCCGAAGACCGCGGGCGCCTTCCGCCAGCTCAAGGCCGCCGGCTTCTCCGATGCCCGCCTCGCCGTCCTGGCGGACACCGACGAGGACGCGGTGCGCGCCGCCCGCCGGAGCTTGGGCGTGCGCCCGGTCTTCAAGCGGATCGACACCTGCGCCGCCGAGTTCAAGGCGCCGACCGCCTACATGTACTCGACCTACGTCGCGCCGTTCGCCGGCCGGACCGCCGACGAGGCGTACCCGTCGGACAAGAAGAAGGTCATCATCCTCGGCGGCGGGCCGAACCGGATCGGCCAGGGCATCGAGTTCGACTATTGCTGCTGCCACGCCTGCTTCGCGCTGACGGAGGCCGGCTACGAGACCATCATGGTCAACTGCAACCCGGAGACGGTCTCGACCGACTACGACACCTCCGACCGGCTCTATTTCGAGCCGCTGACCGCCGAGGACGTGCTGGAGATCGTCGAGACCGAGCGGCAGGCGGGCCGGCTCCACGGCGTGATCGTGCAGTTCGGCGGCCAGACCCCGCTCAAGCTCGCCCGCGCGCTGGAGGGAGCCGGCGTGCCGATCCTCGGCACCTCGCCGGACGCGATCGACCTCGCCGAGGACCGCGACCAGTTCAAGCGGCTCTTGGACAAGCTCGGCCTCAAGCAGCCGAAGAACGGCATCGCCTACTCGGTGGAGCAGAGCCGGCTGGTGGCGGCCGAACTCGGCCTGCCCTTCGTCGTGCGCCCGAGCTACGTGCTGGGAGGGCGCGCCATGGCGATCATCCGCGACGAGGCGCAGTTCGCCGAGTACCTCCTCGGCACCCTGCCGAGCCTGATCCCCTCCGACATCAAGGCGCGCTACCCCAACGACAAGACGGGGCAGATCAACACGGTGCTGGGCAAGAACCCGCTCCTGTTCGACCGCTACCTGTCGGACGCCACCGAGGTCGACGTCGATGCGGTCTGCGACGGGCAGAGCGTGTTCATCGCCGGCATCATGGAGCACATCGAGGAGGCGGGCATCCACTCAGGGGACAGCGCCTGCTCGCTGCCGCCGCGCACCCTGTCGCCGGAGCTGATCGCCGAGCTGGAGCGCCAGACCAGGGCGATGGCTTTGGCCCTCAAGGTCGGCGGCCTGATGAACGTGCAGTACGCGATCAAGGACGGCACGATCCACGTGCTGGAGGTGAACCCGCGCGCCTCGCGCACGGTGCCCTTCGTCGCCAAGGTGATCGGCGAGCCGATCGCCAAGATCGCCGCGCGGATCATGGCCGGCGAGCGCCTCGATGCCTTCGGCCTCAAGCCCAAGCGGCTCGACCACATCGCGGTCAAGGAGGCGGTGTTCCCCTTCGCCCGCTTCCCCGGCGTCGACGTGCTGCTCGGGCCGGAGATGCGCTCGACCGGCGAGGTGATCGGCCTGGACGCCGGCTTCGGCGTGGCCTTCGCCAAGAGCCAGCTCGGCTCGGGCACGGCGGTGCCGCGCACCGGCACGGTGTTCGTCTCCGTGCGCGACGACGACAAGCCCCGGGTGCTGCCGACCATCCGGCTGCTCTCCGACCTCGGCTTCACCATCCTGGCGACCGGCGGCACGCAGCGCTACCTGGCGGACGAGGGCATCCCGACCCAGCGCATCAACAAGGTGCTGGAGGGGCGTCCCCACATCGTCGATTCGATCAAGAACGGCGAGATCGCGCTCGTCATCAACACGACGGAAGGGGCCGGCGCGCTCTCCGACTCCCGCTCCCTCCGGCGGGCGGCCCTCTTGCATAAAGTGCCGTACTACACCACTCTGGCCGGTGCGATGGCGGCGGCCGAGGGGATCAAAGCCTATCTCGAAGGCGATCTCCGGGTGCGCGCCTTGCAGGAATACTTCGCGGCCTGA
- the greA gene encoding transcription elongation factor GreA produces MDKLPITARGYAALEEELKQRQQVERPRIIQAISEARALGDLSENAEYHAAKEAQSHNEGRVLELESMIARAEIIDTSKLSGAKIKFGARVKLVDEDTEEEKTYQLVGEPEADVREGRVSISSPIARALIGKGVGDTVEVTTPGGGKSYEVVAIEWGA; encoded by the coding sequence ATCGACAAGCTTCCCATCACGGCACGCGGCTACGCAGCCCTCGAGGAGGAGCTGAAGCAGCGCCAGCAGGTGGAACGTCCCCGGATCATCCAGGCGATCTCGGAGGCTCGGGCGCTCGGCGACCTCTCCGAGAACGCCGAGTACCACGCCGCCAAGGAGGCCCAGTCCCACAACGAGGGCCGGGTGCTGGAACTGGAGAGCATGATCGCGCGGGCCGAGATCATCGACACCTCGAAGCTGTCCGGCGCCAAGATCAAGTTCGGCGCCCGGGTGAAGCTCGTGGACGAGGACACCGAGGAGGAGAAGACCTACCAGCTCGTCGGCGAGCCGGAGGCGGACGTGCGCGAGGGCCGCGTCTCGATCTCCTCGCCCATCGCCCGCGCCCTGATCGGCAAGGGCGTCGGCGACACGGTGGAGGTGACGACGCCGGGCGGCGGCAAGTCCTACGAGGTCGTCGCCATCGAGTGGGGAGCCTGA
- a CDS encoding mitochondrial fission ELM1 family protein, producing the protein MAGGLRRVNETGPVTADASVPPDLAHARAWIVTDGKAGDENQCIGIAEALGVACETRRIPAGRPLTWMAPWGPIDPRDAPGRAGGLLAGPLPDLLIASGRRAVPYLRAVRRASGQRTFTAFLKDPRTGHDTADFIWVPDYDDLRGPNVFTTLTAPHPVSRARLDAARTTPDPRLASLPWPRIAVLIGGDSRHLRYRKADMRRLVRDLTKLADGGCSLMLTVSRRTPPALRTALENLAREKGGFFWDGSGDNPYVGMLAIADHIVVTSDSANMVGEAASTGVPLLLFDLPRTYIRHRRMFAGLAMAGALKPFIGRLEALRYAPIDATPTIAAALAEAYGRHRKRAATGTRTEAVQAAPGEPPSAPASAQPPRGPF; encoded by the coding sequence ATGGCGGGAGGTTTGCGTCGCGTGAACGAGACAGGGCCTGTGACGGCGGACGCCAGCGTGCCGCCGGATCTCGCGCATGCCCGTGCCTGGATCGTCACGGACGGCAAGGCGGGCGACGAGAACCAGTGCATCGGCATCGCCGAGGCCTTGGGCGTCGCCTGCGAGACGCGCAGGATTCCCGCAGGGCGGCCCCTGACCTGGATGGCGCCCTGGGGTCCGATCGACCCCCGCGACGCACCGGGCCGGGCCGGCGGCCTGCTGGCGGGCCCGCTGCCCGATCTCCTGATCGCCTCCGGGCGGCGGGCCGTGCCCTATCTGCGCGCCGTGCGCCGCGCCTCGGGCCAGCGCACCTTCACCGCCTTCCTCAAGGACCCGCGCACCGGCCACGACACCGCGGATTTCATCTGGGTTCCCGACTACGACGACCTGCGCGGGCCCAACGTCTTCACCACCCTGACCGCCCCCCACCCGGTCTCCCGCGCCCGGCTCGACGCCGCCCGCACGACGCCCGACCCGCGGCTCGCCAGCCTGCCCTGGCCGCGCATCGCCGTGCTGATCGGCGGGGACAGCCGGCACCTGCGCTACCGCAAGGCCGACATGCGCCGGCTCGTGCGCGACCTGACCAAGCTCGCCGACGGCGGCTGCTCGCTGATGCTGACGGTTTCCCGGCGCACCCCGCCGGCCCTGCGCACGGCGCTGGAGAACCTCGCGAGGGAGAAGGGCGGCTTCTTCTGGGACGGCAGCGGGGACAACCCCTACGTCGGCATGCTGGCGATCGCCGACCACATCGTCGTCACGTCCGATTCGGCCAACATGGTGGGCGAGGCGGCGAGCACCGGCGTGCCCCTCCTGCTGTTCGACCTGCCGCGCACCTATATCCGGCACAGGCGGATGTTCGCGGGCCTTGCCATGGCCGGCGCGCTGAAGCCCTTCATCGGCCGCCTGGAGGCCCTGCGCTACGCCCCGATCGACGCGACGCCGACGATCGCCGCGGCCCTGGCCGAGGCCTACGGACGGCACCGGAAGCGCGCCGCGACGGGGACGCGGACGGAGGCGGTCCAAGCCGCACCCGGCGAGCCGCCTTCCGCGCCGGCCTCGGCACAGCCCCCGCGCGGGCCATTCTGA